From the genome of Streptacidiphilus rugosus AM-16, one region includes:
- a CDS encoding SpoIIE family protein phosphatase, with amino-acid sequence MARFWGRSRATAGPGSTGGDRSVPRPERDQQSDRHPDRPLPPARRRGMFGLGSVAGQVFVLQVVIILVLVLAAGIEVFVQAQNDTTVEAQDRSLAVAQTFANAPGTVAAMESAHPTALLQPRAEATRLATGVDFVVVTDDHGIRYTHPIPNRIGKKFVGDIGPALAGQTVTETIRGTIGPLVQAIVPVFDSRHRVIGVVSAGITLRKISNIAQHRLPVVLGAGALALGLATAGSWLVVRRLRRQTHGLGPAEMTRMYEHHDAVLHAVREGVLIVGDDRRMLLANDEACRLLDLPLAEYEGRLVSDLGLDHRLTELLDSGHAATDEVVSAGERLLVVNIRTTDPGGGPSGVVATLRDSTELRALSGKADQARKRLKLLYEASAAIGTTLDVTRTAEELTEAAVPRFADFVTVDLAEPLLRGDEPAPGAATNLRRAALYGVRPDIPFFPVGTSIPLPPGTPHSQALHGHSVLEPALTDPASAWRLTDSERAELIVGQGIHSLVTVPLLARGTLLGVAHFYRSEKPEPFDADDLSVAEELGARTAVCIDNARRFAREHQMAVTLQQSLLPGGLPAQSALDVAYRYLPAHAGVGGDWFDVIPLPGARIALVVGDVVGHGLHAAATMGRLRTAVHNFSTLDLPPDELLGHLDVLVNQIDQDRAATDGETAITGATCLYAIYDPVSRRCSMARAGHLPPALVHPDGSVEFVDLPAGPPLGLVGLPFETVELELPEDSRLVLYTDGLVEDRARDIDVGLDLLRSALARPHRTPEQTCQAVLDALLPINPTDDVALLVARTRVLPVDRVAAWEVAADPAVVAGIRAGVAERLTAWGLDELAFTTELVVSELATNAIRYAAGPIRVRLLYDRTLVCEVSDGSSTSPHLRYAATTDEGGRGLFLVAQLSERWGTRYTPEGKVIWSEQALP; translated from the coding sequence ATGGCCCGGTTCTGGGGCCGTTCCCGGGCCACCGCGGGCCCCGGTTCCACCGGTGGGGACCGGTCAGTCCCGCGCCCGGAGCGGGATCAGCAGAGTGACCGGCACCCGGACCGGCCGCTTCCGCCTGCGCGTCGCCGGGGGATGTTCGGTCTGGGCAGCGTCGCCGGACAGGTCTTCGTGCTCCAGGTCGTGATCATTCTGGTGCTGGTGCTGGCCGCGGGTATCGAGGTCTTCGTCCAGGCTCAGAACGACACCACGGTGGAGGCCCAGGACCGGTCCCTGGCGGTGGCCCAGACGTTCGCCAACGCTCCCGGAACGGTCGCCGCGATGGAGTCGGCCCACCCCACCGCGCTGCTCCAGCCGCGCGCCGAGGCCACCCGGCTGGCCACCGGCGTGGACTTCGTCGTGGTCACCGACGACCACGGGATCCGCTACACCCACCCGATCCCCAACCGGATCGGAAAGAAGTTCGTGGGCGACATCGGCCCCGCGCTGGCCGGGCAGACGGTCACCGAGACCATCCGGGGCACCATCGGCCCGCTGGTGCAGGCGATCGTCCCGGTCTTCGACAGCCGCCACCGGGTGATCGGCGTGGTCTCCGCAGGCATCACGCTCAGGAAGATCAGCAACATCGCCCAGCACCGGCTGCCGGTCGTCCTCGGGGCCGGCGCCTTGGCCCTGGGGCTCGCCACCGCCGGGTCCTGGCTGGTCGTACGGAGACTGAGGCGCCAGACCCACGGCCTCGGCCCGGCCGAGATGACCCGCATGTACGAGCACCACGACGCGGTGCTGCACGCGGTGCGTGAGGGCGTGCTCATCGTCGGTGACGACCGCCGCATGCTGCTCGCCAACGACGAGGCCTGCCGCCTGCTCGACCTGCCCCTCGCCGAGTACGAAGGCCGGCTCGTCTCCGACCTGGGCCTGGACCACCGGCTGACCGAGCTGCTGGACTCCGGGCACGCCGCCACCGACGAGGTGGTCAGCGCCGGCGAGAGGCTGCTGGTGGTGAACATCCGGACCACCGACCCCGGTGGCGGCCCGTCCGGCGTGGTCGCCACGCTGCGGGACTCCACCGAGCTGCGCGCCCTGTCCGGCAAGGCCGACCAGGCCCGCAAGCGCCTCAAGCTGCTCTACGAGGCCAGCGCCGCCATCGGCACCACGTTGGACGTGACCCGGACGGCCGAGGAGCTGACCGAGGCGGCGGTCCCGAGGTTCGCGGACTTCGTCACCGTCGACCTGGCGGAGCCGCTGCTGCGCGGGGACGAACCCGCCCCCGGCGCGGCGACGAACCTGCGCCGCGCCGCGCTGTACGGCGTCCGGCCGGACATCCCGTTCTTCCCGGTCGGGACGTCCATCCCGTTGCCGCCGGGAACGCCGCACTCCCAGGCCCTCCACGGGCACTCCGTCCTGGAGCCCGCGCTGACCGACCCCGCGTCCGCCTGGAGGCTGACCGACAGCGAGCGGGCCGAGCTGATCGTCGGGCAGGGCATCCACTCCCTGGTCACCGTGCCGCTGCTGGCCCGCGGCACGTTGCTCGGGGTGGCCCACTTCTACCGCTCGGAGAAGCCCGAGCCCTTCGACGCCGACGACCTGTCGGTCGCCGAGGAGCTCGGGGCCCGCACGGCCGTGTGCATCGACAACGCCCGCCGCTTCGCCCGCGAGCACCAGATGGCCGTCACCCTCCAGCAGAGCCTGCTCCCCGGAGGCCTGCCCGCGCAGAGCGCCCTGGACGTCGCCTACCGCTATCTCCCGGCCCACGCGGGCGTCGGCGGTGACTGGTTCGACGTCATCCCTCTGCCCGGCGCCCGGATCGCGCTGGTCGTCGGCGACGTGGTCGGCCACGGCCTGCACGCCGCGGCGACCATGGGCCGCCTGCGCACCGCCGTGCACAACTTCTCGACCCTGGACCTGCCGCCGGACGAGTTGCTCGGCCATCTCGACGTCCTGGTCAACCAGATCGACCAGGACCGCGCGGCCACCGACGGCGAGACCGCCATCACCGGGGCGACCTGCCTGTACGCGATCTACGACCCCGTCTCCCGGCGCTGCAGCATGGCGCGCGCCGGCCACCTGCCGCCCGCTCTGGTGCACCCCGACGGTTCGGTCGAGTTCGTCGACCTGCCCGCCGGGCCGCCGCTCGGGCTGGTGGGCCTGCCCTTCGAGACGGTGGAGCTGGAACTGCCCGAGGACAGCCGCCTGGTGCTCTACACCGACGGCCTGGTGGAGGACCGCGCACGGGACATCGACGTCGGTCTGGACCTGCTGCGCAGTGCACTGGCCCGGCCCCACCGCACCCCGGAGCAGACCTGCCAGGCGGTGCTCGACGCGCTGCTCCCGATCAACCCCACGGACGACGTCGCGCTGCTGGTGGCCCGCACCCGGGTGCTGCCGGTGGACCGGGTGGCGGCCTGGGAGGTCGCGGCCGACCCTGCGGTCGTCGCCGGGATCCGGGCGGGCGTCGCCGAACGGTTGACCGCCTGGGGACTGGACGAACTCGCCTTCACCACCGAACTGGTCGTCAGCGAGCTGGCGACGAACGCGATCCGCTACGCGGCCGGGCCGATCCGGGTCCGGCTGCTGTACGACCGGACCCTGGTCTGCGAGGTCTCCGACGGCAGCAGCACGTCCCCGCACCTCCGGTACGCGGCCACCACCGACGAGGGCGGGCGGGGACTCTTCCTGGTCGCCCAGCTCTCCGAGCGCTGGGGCACCCGGTACACCCCCGAGGGCAAGGTGATCTGGTCCGAGCAGGCCCTGCCGTGA
- a CDS encoding TetR/AcrR family transcriptional regulator: MTPKPSAERLRKSPEQVRAAVHQAVVELLADPDGAEPTIPAIAQRAGVNHTSIYRRWGSREALLADVVTTRLERDSPLNDTGSLRGDLTAWVRAGVDSIRTSEGRMLIRAVALSMPAGADAQAERTEHFQRRVRSIESIRERAAARGESPPPLEEIFDQLLAPLYVRAIFGIDPPATGYPEHLVDRLLGPAPR; encoded by the coding sequence GTGACCCCGAAACCATCGGCCGAACGCCTCCGCAAGAGCCCCGAGCAGGTCCGCGCGGCCGTCCACCAGGCCGTCGTCGAGCTGCTGGCCGATCCCGACGGCGCCGAGCCCACCATCCCCGCGATCGCCCAGCGCGCCGGGGTGAACCACACGAGCATCTACCGGCGTTGGGGCAGCCGCGAGGCACTCCTCGCCGACGTGGTCACCACCCGCCTGGAACGGGACTCGCCGTTGAACGACACCGGATCCCTGCGCGGGGACCTCACCGCCTGGGTGCGGGCCGGGGTGGACAGCATCCGCACCTCCGAGGGCCGCATGCTCATCCGGGCCGTCGCCCTCTCGATGCCCGCCGGGGCCGACGCGCAGGCCGAACGCACCGAGCACTTCCAGCGCCGGGTCCGCTCCATCGAGAGCATCCGCGAACGGGCCGCCGCCAGGGGCGAGAGCCCCCCACCCCTGGAGGAGATCTTCGACCAGCTCCTCGCGCCGCTCTACGTCCGGGCGATCTTCGGCATCGACCCGCCCGCCACCGGCTACCCCGAGCACCTCGTCGACAGACTCCTCGGCCCCGCGCCACGGTGA